From the Anopheles coustani chromosome X, idAnoCousDA_361_x.2, whole genome shotgun sequence genome, one window contains:
- the LOC131268986 gene encoding uncharacterized protein LOC131268986, with protein MDSGSGGTVGASSAVVTPVVVVPPSEPEAFGLHHTMKSEMPGGGESHSETEEEEENCSQQQEDEEDEEEEEVEEERHRKEKRGSSEVSQTADLSPASGNSGGVGGGGGGSRSSVGVGGGGATSKQQRGDHLHQLVDDVLRRKTLNNNNNNNNNNNNNTLANNNNTSSSSNSSKYQTNQSLQQQRGGGRKRSLESMVTILQRQQRGEAGSAATMAVVPGEQEVEAAHRYREQQKNEPEEDAEGDDEEHEQEEDDEEAQRTTPPQHQQQQHYRCPICETVSQTQHAFTEHIRSHNAETSEGTTSSQMTAAAAAATAGAAGGAACFSCKICSKVLSSASSLDRHVLVHTGERPFNCKYCTLTFTTNGNMHRHMRTHKHPASSGRDSFESDGGGGGGAGGGVGSSSDGSGSTPAATGGGGGTVAAASNRHSRKRKERERDHHHHLERRAEEKVDDENHHQEREDAVDESKDDYYSAAAEGKRKAVSAAVGGRQHQPRKVRTINNNTLVEGESGEGGGQRFCCPVCDRNDFPGMLQLEQHLDQEHPSIPAKCRHCDYVFASHKALNAHRCSNNNYQNITPGFRDLTFVDFSSEKFPLIAKNLCERSIRTPVTTPKYECPHCYFAFPCSKTLLMHSAGCRAGGAKRRKRSLSDSEASSEVSEDAGQPAGDDRPTTVLAAAADQQQRRQPEQEHQLPELRATAGAPLRREDFFANLDLQNRSVGTLSEAPTTPSSLDKSFPSPVTPLQGVKQEPLGSPTYGGGGGGSLYYTPTGGGGGMLGTTTSSSLYSNHHHHHYNAQQHHQDGGKDLADIQSIINVASSGGLFGRQPLDGGGSNSGGGSQTPLSGMMLVDAKELDMYAHSTGSRDEPEEAQDAFTVEFRRMKLRGQFPCRICTAVFPNLRALKGHNRTHVTAAGPGPYQCNMCTYVVSDKATLIRHMRTHNGDRPYECALCNYAFTTKANCERHLRNRHGRVTRDEVKRAIIYHPSEDSSCDDPMKKLQLFNTPPADGHYGLVVPSSGFDDSRQQRSSTPLKDLLLPSLPLGYTTAAAGTGNSNTLLDNAALFLQTPPRGGGAYDATAAAASAAVAAKIQVKSLEKLNQLTPPQEEDHDDEDDEDHARGQGALAPQQHHQHHHHHHHRRLMHQRPPTTFNRPPTKRGDVPAVKKAPLEDDDLDGGEQVEQEREDEEAKEEAVALVVNRPIDLSMDALDLSKKSSRPPQSLTAAPKPPMSTDGDEEDYGVNDDEDVQDDDDDDGEAAAGDENDGGGMAVRRQFEHRRGSGGVNNKPSANGDLQRQRQSATNSQDDEGGRRAMVDSGIGTEQKPLAAAAPPPSAPSSSAADLSQFPLLSDEAFGGGAGASKNSANLFQLQLYHQLYNQLHSALPPMPPGAPYPLQLVAPFLQNSMLAGSAAAVFGDLLGKDFGLGALGPNLAAAAAVAAAASASNQQQGQHPLLLNPFFASPESVVNGGKHHMGGEHGASATMATPPKTLTPSSLSPMSTPVGSGGGAGGNGSSNGKETQQQQQIHRQQAVAAAAAAAAAAAAAAANFGGGGGGGGGGGGPVKMIIKNGVLMPKQKQRRYRTERPFACEHCSARFTLRSNMERHIKQQHPQFWSQRQRGGHHLMRRGGSSGGGSGTSSAGGGMVSLANSTSLAAALQGAFGGGVAGAPSPLQHLPNGNSGSSSQAAAAISEQVKYAILAQQSGKGGGAAGAVSSQMNPLLHNMIVGGGGAGAGAAQWGGHHHHPQQQRSSASLEASHNQYGRPPSIPAGPSQGDGRRRPIHEVTTTEDEDGAELDGSENRHLHHYGAGTPLIGQRHRRRRRRLQQDFHDEQETAHQYLRHHPSYDYDEEATELEEEEEEQGGLEQKHQLKGEGAMSSNYDDDEEEEEDAQLVIDEEGCDSTQHTPNGTGSTEPAAVDHSPNRILKQQLEQKQQHHHHQHRGADSSEKQRQEKTHEHPTPASMSKPKRLHNSGGHGGSSRKSSSGSGRHNESGATDESGSNNDLVSVAKLVDNATNNPALESYFSRPEVQVVPLAQDHSDEEGLVASGSASESNNSGTDDPNPSAVAGEQQEKKKSAYSLAPNRVSCPYCQRMFPWSSSLRRHILTHTGQKPFKCSQCTLLFTTKSNCDRHLLRKHGDVQTATSIPVPIDDLLDPKPEPIPVAVAEAMSKKIADKGVGRRQSVASTGRSPPSANKQSADAAPQSDYTGGSTIKHAKAKDEPTEEQAVGKEEFRDDASDGQVGAGGGGEPDGGDQKPSHHNSGVPQQWSVTGDVTAANLADESDGEEERSKGKEGAEDGNDDADENEEEGGDGRLGGQEEEEEEEHAANHPDLPYKCHLCDVSAADRMSCLEHMKQVHAHEFATLVTKVSLDAIISTESEAQTASPDDDESCNNEPPAAPAPPKQHNNNNPSISNNNDNNNGGKYPDYANRKVICAFCLRRFWSTEDLRRHMRTHSGERPFQCDVCSRRFTLKHSMLRHRKKHTGGGGHLQPQQQQRRAGSNGTGTGAHKYVHSSASSNNNNNNNNSGSDLSEDDEYYDPAVASTPPAQPFRHRENDPANSVAEIPAAALRHAGNRYYHLYSHIKGQSAGGGGGVGGDGPNVGQQHQSELIGELLGISDQGILSRVLLSSAIEAAKLLGVDK; from the exons ATGGACAGCGGCAGCGGGGGCACAGTGGGGGCATCATCTGCTGTCGTCACGCCCGTCGTTGTCGTCCCGCCATCCGAACCGGAAGCGTTTGGGCTGCACCACACGATGAAGTCGGAGATGCCGGGCGGCGGGGAGTCACACAGCGAaaccgaggaggaggaggagaactGCTCTCAACAGCAAGAAGATgaagaggacgaggaggaggaggaggtggaagaAGAGCGCCACAGGAAGGAGAAGCGGGGATCGTCGGAGGTATCGCAAACGGCGGACCTTTCCCCCGCTAGCGGCAACAGTGGCGGtgtaggaggaggaggaggtggtagTCGTAGCAGTGTTGGtgtaggaggaggaggagcgaCAAGCAAGCAGCAGCGCGGGGACCATCTCCACCAGCTGGTGGACGACGTACTACGCCGGAAGAcgctgaacaacaacaacaacaacaacaacaacaacaacaacaatactCTAGCCAACAATAACAATACTAGCAGTagtagcaacagcagcaaataCCAAACCAACCAAAGTCTTCAACAGCAGCGTGGTGGCGGCCGGAAGCGCTCGCTGGAGTCGATGGTGACGATACTGCAACGGCAGCAGCGGGGGGAAGCTGGTTCTGCCGCAACAATGGCGGTGGTTCCGGGGGAGCAGGAAGTGGAAGCGGCTCATCGCTATCGGGAGCAGCAAAAGAACGAGCCTGAAGAGGACGCGGAGGGGGATGACGAGGAGCATGAGcaggaggaggacgacgaggaggcACAGAGGACGACTCCtccgcagcatcagcagcagcagcactatCGGTGTCCGATCTGCGAGACAGTCTCACAGACGCAGCACGCCTTCACGGAGCACATCCGGTCGCACAACGCCGAGACATCGGAGGGTACGACCTCCAGCCAGATGAcggctgcggcggcggcggcgacggcgggGGCTGCAGGAGGAGCAGCGTGCTTCAGCTGCAAGATCTGCTCGAAGGTCCTGTCGTCCGCCTCGTCGCTCGATCGCCACGTCCTGGTGCACACGGGTGAGCGGCCATTCAACTGCAAGTACTGCACGCTCACGTTCACCACCAACGGGAACATGCACCGGCATATGCGCACCCACAAGCACCCGGCGTCGAGCGGACGGGACAGCTTCGAGAGtgatggtggcggcggcggcggcgccgGTGGCGGTGTCGGATCGTCGTCCGATGGCAGCGGCTCCacgccagcagcaacaggaggaggaggaggaacagTGGCAGCCGCCAGCAACCGCCATAGCAggaagcgaaaggaaagggaacgggaccaccaccaccacctggaGCGACGGGCGGAGGAGAAGGTGGACGATGAGAACCACCACCAGGAAAGGGAGGACGCTGTGGATGAGTCGAAGGACGACTACTACTCGGCAGCAGCGGAAGGCAAGCGAAAGGCGGTGTCGGCCGCCGTCGGAGGACGGCAGCATCAACCGCGGAAGGTGCGCacgatcaacaacaacacgcTGGTGGAGGGCGAGAGCGGCGAGGGCGGCGGCCAGCGGTTCTGCTGCCCGGTGTGCGACCGGAACGACTTCCCCGGCATGCTGCAGCTCGAGCAGCACCTCGACCAGGAGCACCCGAGCATCCCGGCCAAGTGCCGGCACTGCGACTACGTGTTCGCCAGCCACAAGGCGCTGAACGCGCACCgctgcagcaacaacaactaccAGAACATCACGCCCGGCTTCCGCGATCTCACCTTCGTCGACTTCTCCAGCGAGAAGTTCCCGCTGATCGCGAAGAACCTGTGCGAGCGCAGCATCCGGACGCCGGTGACGACGCCCAAGTACGAGTGCCCGCACTGCTACTTCGCCTTCCCGTGCTCCAAGACGCTGCTGATGCACTCGGCCGGGTGCCGGGCGGGGGGTGCCAAGCGCCGCAAGCGCTCCCTCAGCGACTCGGAGGCGTCGTCCGAGGTGTCGGAGGACGCGGGCCAACCCGCTGGCGACGACCGCCCGACCACGGTCctggccgccgccgccgaccaGCAACAGCGACGGCAGCCCGAGCAGGAGCACCAGCTTCCGGAGCTGCGGGCTACCGCCGGCGCACCGTTGCGGCGGGAGGACTTCTTCGCCAACCTGGACCTGCAGAACCGCTCGGTGGGGACGCTGTCGGAGGCACCGACCACGCCCTCGTCGCTGGACAAGTCCTTCCCGTCGCCGGTGACGCCCCTGCAGGGAGTGAAGCAGGAGCCGCTCGGGTCTCCCACTtatggtggcggcggcggcggctctCTGTACTACACACCgaccggcggcggtggtggcatGCTAGGCACGACCACCTCGTCATCGCTGTATAgcaatcatcatcaccaccactacAACgcgcagcagcaccatcaagATGGCGGCAAAGATCTGGCCGACATTCAGTCGATCATCAATGTGGCGTCGTCGGGCGGGCTGTTCGGGCGGCAACCCCTGGACGGCGGTGGCAGCAACAGCGGGGGCGGCAGCCAGACGCCCCTCTCCGGCATGATGCTCGTCGACGCGAAGGAGCTGGACATGTACGCGCACTCGACCGGTTCGCGCGACGAGCCGGAGGAAGCGCAGGACGCGTTCACCGTCGAGTTCCGGCGCATGAAGCTGCGCGGCCAGTTCCCGTGCCGCATCTGCACGGCCGTCTTCCCGAACCTGCGCGCGCTCAAGGGCCACAACCGGACGCACGTGACGGCGGCCGGGCCGGGGCCGTACCAGTGCAACATGTGCACATACGTCGTCAGCGACAAGGCGACGCTGATCCGCCATATGCGCACGCACAACGGCGACCGGCCGTACGAGTGTGCGCTCTGCAACTACGCCTTCACCACCAAGGCCAACTGCGAGCGGCACCTGCGCAACCGGCACGGGCGCGTGACGCGCGACGAGGTGAAGCGCGCCATCATCTACCACCCGTCGGAGGACTCGTCCTGCGACGATCCGATGAAGAAGCTGCAGCTGTTCAACACCCCACCGGCCGACGGCCACTACGGGCTGGTCGTACCGTCGTCGGGCTTCGACGATTCGCGGCAGCAGCGCAGCAGCACACCGCTCAAGGACCTGCTCCTGCCATCGCTTCCCCTCGGCTACACGACGGCGGCGGCCGGCACCGGCAACAGCAACACCCTGCTCGACAACGCCGCCCTGTTCCTGCAGACACCGCCCCGGGGCGGTGGGGCGTACGATgcgacggcggcggccgcTTCCGCAGCGGTGGCGGCTAAGATACAGGTCAAGAGTTTGGAGAAGCTCAACCAGCTGACCCCGCCACAGGAGGAGgaccacgacgacgaggacgatgagGACCATGCTAGAGGACAGGGGGCGTTAGCACCACAAcagcatcatcaacatcatcatcatcatcatcatcgccgccTCATGCACCAGCGCCCCCCCACCACGTTCAATCGGCCGCCGACGAAGCGGGGTGACGTCCCGGCGGTGAAGAAAGCGCCGCTGGAGGATGACGACCTCGACGGTGGTGAGCAAGTGGAGCAGGAGCGGGAGGATGAGGAGGCGAAGGAGGAAGCGGTGGCACTCGTTGTCAATCGGCCGATCGATCTGAGCATGGACGCGCTGGATCTCAGCAAGAAGTCCTCTCGGCCGCCGCAGTCGTTGACTGCTGCTCCCAAGCCGCCAATGTCGACGGACGGCGACGAAGAGGACTACGGTGTCAATGACGATGAGGACGTGcaggacgacgatgacgacgacggtgaGGCGGCCGCCGGCGACGAGAACGATGGTGGTGGGATGGCGGTACGACGTCAGTTCGAACATCGTCGCGGTAGTGGCGGTGTCAACAATAAACCGTCTGCAAATGGCGACCTGCAGCGGCAGCGTCAAAGTGCCACCAATAGTCAGGACGACGAAGGGGGGAGACGGGCAATGGTGGACAGCGGCATCGGTACAGAGCAGAAACCGCTAGCCGCcgccgcaccaccaccatcggcaCCGTCGTCTTCAGCCGCCGACCTGTCGCAGTTTCCGCTTCTGAGCGACGAAGCATTCGGTGGTGGCGCGGGCGCCAGCAAGAACTCGGCCAACCTCTTCCAGCTGCAGCTGTACCACCAGCTCTACAACCAGCTGCACTCGGCGCTTCCACCGATGCCACCGGGAGCGCCCTACCCGCTGCAGCTGGTAGCCCCCTTCCTGCAGAACTCGATGCTggccggatcggccgcggccGTGTTTGGTGACCTGCTCGGCAAGGACTTCGGGCTGGGAGCGCTCGGACCGAATCTAGCCGCCGCGGCCGCTGTCGCCGCTGCCGCCTCGGCCTCCAAT caacaacaaggcCAGCATCCACTCCTGCTGAATCCGTTCTTCGCATCCCCGGAGTCGGTGGTGAATGGCGGAAAGCACCATATGGGCGGCGAACACGGTGCATCGGCAACAATGGCCACCCCACCCAAGACTCTGACCCCGTCCTCGCTATCCCCCATGTCGACACCGGTCGGAAGCGGTGGAGGAGCCGGCGGTAACGGCAGCAGCAATGGGAAGGAgacgcaacagcagcaacagatcCACCGGCAACAGGCCGtggcggctgcggcggcggctgctgctgcggcggcggcggctgcagcTAACTTCGGTGGCGGGGGAGGAGGcggaggtggcggtggtggtccGGTGAAGATGATCATCAAGAACGGAGTGCTGATGCCGAAGCAGAAGCAGCGCCGCTACCGCACCGAGCGCCCGTTCGCCTGCGAACACTGTTCGGCCCGGTTTACCCTCCGCTCGAACATGGAGCGCCACATCAAGCAGCAGCACCCCCAGTTCTGGTCCCAGCGCCAGCGCGGTGGCCATCATCTGATGCGTCGTGGAGGCTCTAGTGGAGGAGGCAGTGGAACATCGTCGGCGGGTGGGGGCATGGTTTCGTTGGCCAACAGCACGTCGCTCGCGGCCGCGCTGCAGGGAGCCTTCGGGGGTGGTGTTGCCGGTGCTCCATCGCCACTGCAGCACCTCCCGAACGGcaacagcggcagcagcagccaagCGGCGGCCGCCATCTCCGAGCAGGTGAAGTACGCGATCCTGGCTCAGCAGTCCGGCAAAGGAGGAGGGGCTGCGGGGGCCGTTTCCAGCCAGATGAACCCGTTGCTGCACAACATGATCGTCGGGGGAGGTGGTGCTGGTGCCGGCGCTGCTCAGTGGGGAGGtcatcaccaccatccgcagcagcagcgcagCAGCGCGTCGCTGGAAGCTTCCCATAATCAGTACGGGCGTCCACCGAGCATTCCGGCCGGTCCATCACAGGGTGATGGTAGACGCCGGCCGATTCACGAGGTAACCACCACCGAGGACGAGGATGGTGCCGAGCTGGACGGCAGCGAGAATCGGCATCTGCACCACTACGGCGCCGGTACGCCTCTCATCGGTCAACGCCATCGTCGGCGTCGGCGTCGGCTGCAGCAGGACTTTCACGACGAGCAGGAGACGGCACACCAGTACCTTCGCCACCATCCGTCGTACGACTACGACGAGGAGGCAACCGAGCTG gaggaggaggaggaggagcaggGTGGCTTGGAGCAGAAGCACCAGCTCAAGGGCGAGGGTGCGATGAGCAGcaactacgacgacgacgaggaggaggaagaggacgcCCAGCTCGTAATCGACGAGGAAGGCTGTGACTCGACACAACACACACCGAACGGAACCGGCTCCACCGAACCTGCCGCCGTCGACCATAGCCCCAACCGCATTCTGAAGCAACAGCtcgagcagaagcagcagcaccaccaccatcagcatcgTGGCGCGGACAGCAGCGAGAAGCAGCGGCAGGAGAAAACACACGAGCATCCGACGCCGGCATCCATGAGCAAGCCCAAGCGGCTCCACAACAGTGGTGGCCATGGTGGGTCCTCGAGGAAAAGCTCCTCCGGCAGCGGCAGGCACAACGAAAGCGGCGCTACTGACGAGAGTGGAAGCAACAACGATCTCGTGTCGGTGGCGAAGCTGGTCGACAACGCGACCAACAACCCGGCGCTCGAAAGCTACTTTAG CAGGCCGGAGGTGCAGGTGGTTCCGCTGGCGCAGGACCACAGTGACGAGGAGGGTCTGGTCGCGTCCGGGTCCGCCTCGGAGAGCAACAACTCCGGCACGGACGACCCGAACCCGTCGGCGGTGGCGGGCGAGCAGcaggagaagaagaagtccGCCTACAGCCTGGCCCCGAACCGCGTCAGCTGCCCGTACTGCCAGCGCATGTTCCCGTGGTCGAGCTCGCTGCGGCGCCACATTCTCACGCACACCGGCCAGAAGCCGTTCAAGTGCTCCCAGTGCACGCTGCTCTTCACCACCAAGTCGAACTGCGACCGGCATCTGCTGCGCAAGCACGGCGACGTCCAGACGGCCACCTCGATCCCGGTGCCGATCGACGACCTGCTCGATCCGAAGCCGGAACCGATTCCGGTCGCGGTCGCGGAGGCGATGAGCAAGAAGATTGCCGACAAGGGCGTCGGCAGGCGACAATCGGTGGCGTCCACTGGACGGTCCCCACCGTCGGCCAACAAGCAGTCGGCCGACGCTGCTCCCCAGTCCGACTACACCGGCGGGTCGACCATCAAGCATGCCAAAGCCAAAGACGAGCCGACGGAGGAGCAAGCCGTCGGCAAGGAAGAGTTTCGTGACGATGCTTCCGATGGCCAAGTgggagctggtggtggtggtgagccGGACGGAGGAGATCAGAAGCCGTCACACCACAACAGCGGTGTGCCGCAGCAGTGGAGTGTCACTGGGGACGTTACGGCGGCCAACCTTGCCGACGAGTCGGACGGAGAAGAGGAACGTTCCAAGGGAAAGGAAGGCGCCGAAGACGGCAACGATGACGCTGACGAGAATGAGGAAGAAGGTGGTGACGGTCGGCTAGGCGGACAA gaggaggaggaggaagaggagcaTGCGGCGAACCATCCCGATCTGCCGTACAAGTGCCATCTGTGCGATGTGTCCGCCGCCGACCGGATGAGCTGCCTGGAGCACATGAAGCAGGTGCACGCGCACGAGTTCGCCACGCTCGTCACGAAGGTGTCGCTCGATGCGATCATTTCGACGGAAAGCGAGGCGCAGACCGCGTCcccggacgacgacgagagCTGCAACAACGAGCCGCCGGCGGCCCCGGCGCCGCCCAAgcagcacaacaacaacaatcccAGCATCAGTAACAATAATGATAACAACAATGGTGGCAAGTATCCCGACTATGCCAATCGGAAG GTTATCTGCGCATTCTGTTTGCGTCGCTTCTGGTCGACGGAAGACCTGAGACGCCATATGCGCACGCACTCCGGCGAGCGGCCGTTCCAGTGCGATGTCTGCAGCCGCCGGTTCACGCTCAAGCACAGCATGCTCCGTCACCGTAAGAAGCATACCGGTGGAGGCGGCCACCtgcagccgcagcagcagcagcgtcgaGCGGGCAGCAATGGCACCGGAACCGGCGCTCACAAGTACGTGCACAGCAgcgccagcagcaacaacaacaacaacaacaacaacagcggcTCCGATCTCAGCGAGGACGACGAGTACTACGA TCCAGCGGTTGCTTCTACGCCTCCGGCCCAACCCTTCCGTCACCG CGAAAACGATCCCGCCAACAGCGTTGCGGAGATCCCAGCGGCGGCCCTCCGCCATGCCGGGAATCGCTACTATCACCTCTACAGCCACATCAAGGGCCAGTCGGcaggcggcggtggcggcgtcGGTGGTGATGGCCCCAACGTTGGCCAGCAGCATCAATCGGAGCTGATCGGTGAGCTGCTCGGCATCAGCGACCAGGGTATCCTCAGCCGGGTGCTCCTGTCATCCGCCATCGAGGCAGCCAAACTGCTCGGCGTCGACAAGTGA